From the Colletotrichum lupini chromosome 10, complete sequence genome, one window contains:
- a CDS encoding FtsJ-like methyltransferase produces MSEAAYRPLWSAALRRPSSSIFTTCKQCQKSFPETLQTRASSSNSRWKMRQGKDFFAREAKVQGLKSRAAFKLLEVAVERTKPNGQILGIDIIPAQPPKGVSTIQGNFLSPDVQGMVKDYLERARHRKRNSLPAEEDEEQENDEEESPADSEATVIEEKPSYIDMERAAFETSSTAKDGSEAKKGRLVDIMLSDMSAPWDQTSGFGVNSLSNPYHRMMNTSGMAFRDHAGSMFANDTLKNGGHFVCKFYQGSEDREFEKKLKTLFAKVFREKPESSRSVGTESHIVYGNTLTRSQDSKEAYFVALRRKGNVSLESDDL; encoded by the exons ATGTCAGAAGCAGCATATCGCCCTCTGTGGAGCGCTGCCTTGCGCCGACCCTCTTCCAGCATATTCACAACATGTAAGCAATGTCAAAAAAGCTTTCCTGAGACTTTGCAGACGCGCGCATCTTCTTCCAACTCGCGGTGGAAGATGAGGCAGGGTAAAGACTTTTTCGCCCGCGAGGCCAAGGTGCAGGGGCTCAAGAGTCGGGCTGCGTTCAAGCTCCTAGAG GTTGCTGTCGAGCGCACGAAGCCAAATGGCCAGATCCTGGGCATCGACATCATACCCGCACAGCCACCCAAGGGCGTCTCAACAATCCAAGGCAACTTCCTTTCACCCGACGTCCAGGGCATGGTGAAGGACTATCTCGAGCGAGCCAGGCACCGCAAGCGGAACTCACTGCCAGCagaagaagatgaagaaCAAGAGAACGACGAAGAAGAATCACCTGCGGATAGCGAGGCTACAGTCATTGAGGAAAAACCGAGCTACATCGACATGGAGAGAGCAGCGTTCGAAACTTCAAGTACCGCCAAGGATGGATCGGAAGCTAAGAAAGGTCGATTGGTGGAT ATTATGTTGAGTGACATGTCAGCACCTTGGGACCAGACCAGTGGATTCGGCGTGAACAGTCTTAGTAATCCCTATCATAGGATGATGAACACGAGCGGCATGGCATTCCGAGACCACGCTGGGAGTATG TTCGCCAATGACACACTCAAGAACGGCGGGCATTTTGTCTGCAAGTTCTATCAAGGCTCCGAGGACAGAGAGTTTGAAAAGAAGCTGAAGACCTTGTTTGCAAAGGTTTTTCGAGAGAAGCCAGAGTCATCTCGCAGTGTAGGGACAGAGAGCCACATTGTGTATGGGAATACGCTGACTCGTTCACAGGACTCGAAAGAGGCGTACTTTGTCGCACTCAGAAGGAAGGGAAACGTAAGCTTGGAGAGTGACGACTTGTAA
- a CDS encoding exoglucanase-6A: protein MKFTAATLAALASTAIAAPSQTIKEQPRAAAAACSANVSLDAKTNVFSKYTLHPNSFYRAEIQAAAAAISDSTLKAKALKVADIGSFLWLDTIANIQRLTPAIADVPCNNILGLVIYDLPGRDCAAKASNGELKVGELSRYKTEYIDPIVKILKGNPKTAFALVIEPDSLPNLVTNANLATCQASASGYRDGVAYAIQALNLPNVVMYLDAGHGGWLGWNDNLKPGAEELAKAYKAGGSPSQLRGIATNVAGWNSWDAEPGEFANAPDGQYNKAQNEKKYVTLLGAALQTAGMPNHAIVDTGRNGVQGLRLEWGDWCNVNGAGFGLRPSGSTGLELADAFVWVKPGGESDGTSDSSATRYDSFCGKSDAYKPSPEAGTWNQAYFEMLLKNAKPAF from the exons ATGAAGTTCACCGCCGCTACATTGGCGGCTTTGGCCTCAACAGCCATTGCTGCCCCTTCTCAGACGATCAAGGAGCAACCTCGGGCAGCAGCCGCTGCATGCTCTGCCAACGTCTCCCTGGATGCGAAGACCAATGTCTTTTCCAAGTACACCTTACACCCCAACAGCTTCTACCGTGCAGAGATCCAGGCTGCAGCTGCAGCCATCTCGGACAGTACGCTCAAGGCCAAGGCCCTGAAGGTTGCTGACATCGGCTCCTTCCTCTGGCT TGACACCATTGCCAACATCCAGCGTCTCACGCCCGCCATCGCTGATGTTCCCTGCAACAACATTCTCGGTCTGGTCATCTACGATCTCCCCGGCCGTGACTGCGCTGCCAAGGCCTCCAACGGCGAGCTCAAAGTCGGCGAGCTGAGCCGCTACAAGACGGAGTACATTGACCCCATTGTCAAGATCCTGAAGGGGAACCCCAAGACCGCCTTTGCTCTCGTCATCGAGCCTGACTCTTTGCCCAACTTGGTCACCAACGCCAACCTCGCAACCTGTCAGGCCTCGGCATCGGGCTACCGCGATGGCGTTGCATACGCCATACAGGCTCTCAACCTTCCCAACGTCGTCATGTATCTCGATGCTGGCCACGGAGGTTGGCTTGGG TGGAACGACAACCTCAAGCCTGGTGCCGAAGAGCTCGCCAAGGCATACAAGGCCGGCGGCAGCCCCTCGCAGCTTCGAGGCATCGCCACCAACGTTGCCGGATGGAACTCTTG GGACGCCGAACCCGGTGAATTCGCCAACGCCCCAGACGGCCAGTACAACAAGGCCCAGAACGAGAAGAAGTACGTCACCCTTCTCGGCGCCGCCCTTCAGACGGCCGGCATGCCCAACCACGCCATCGTCGACACGGGCCGCAACGGCGTTCAGGGCCTCCGTCTCGAGTGGGGCGACTGGTGCAACGTCAACGGCGCCGGCTTCGGCCTCCGCCCCAGCGGCAGCACCGGCCTCGAGCTCGCCGACGCCTTCGTCTGGGTCAAGCCCGGCGGCGAGTCCGACGGCACCAGCGACTCGAGCGCCACGCGCTACGACTCGTTCTGCGGCAAGTCGGATGCCTACAAGCCATCTCCCGAGGCTGGTACCTGGAACCAGGCCTACTTTGAGATGCTGCTCAAGAACGCCAAGCCTGCCTTCTAA
- a CDS encoding OST3/OST6 family protein, whose translation MYSEEPKSESERATPDSPDRAFLPHPNRDLTHFSVGCLPLLRAVQFELLKFSVWHLDDTRGAHHNGQLATSSTFRSPPKLLLPGTFLAAGAFAAKKTPEERFNDFHAKALTSSPIKLADTSYKSLTSAPRDYTVAVLLTALENRFGCQLCREFQPEWDLLGKTWTKGDKKGESRLLFGTLDFSDGREVFMSLGLQTAPVLLLFQPTIGPHAVAAVDPLQYDFTSGPQSAEQVHAWLSRHLTDRPHPPVKRPINWMRWISSITIVLGLGTVLVTASPYILPVIQNRNLWAAISLIAILLFTSGHMFNHIRKVPYVAGDGRGGISYFAGGFQNQFGLETQIVAAIYGVLAFCAISLTVKVPRIGDNKRQQVAVLAWGGVLFIMYSFLLSVFRIKNGGYPFSLPPFINFSSGFELFAIAHRNAFFNLCWDSFTVVSLSKAQGNGLCPIRKSPFDRNVLVSRAALTFIPDHESTLSLH comes from the exons atgtactcc GAAGAACCAAAATCCGAATCCGAGCGAGCTACCCCCGACAGCCCCGATCGTGCTTTCCTTCCACACCCCAATCGAG ACTTGACCCACTTCTCTGTGGGTTGTCTGCCGCTGTTGAGAGCTGTCCAGTTCGAGCTGTTGAAGTTCAGTGTGTGGCATCTCGACGACACCCGCGGCGCGCACCA CAACGGCCAATTGGCCACATCCTCAACCTTTCGATCGCCTCCCAAGCTATTGTTGC CGGGAACCTTTCTCGCTGCCGGCGCCTTCGCAGCCAAGAAGACCCCCGAAGAACGATTCAACGATTTCCACGCAAAGGCCCTTACCTCGTCTCCGATCAAGCTCGCCGATACCAGCTACAAGTCTTTGACTTCTGCTCCCCGCGATTACACCGTTGCAGTCCTCCTGACCGCTCTCGAGAATCGATTTGGTTGCCAATTGTGCCGCGAGTTCCAGCCGGAATGGGATCTTCTGGGCAAGACCTGGACCAAGGGTGACAAGAAGGGCGAGTCGCGCCTTCTCTTCGGTACTCTCGATTTCTCTGATGGCCGCGAGGTCTTCATGTCG CTCGGCCTCCAAACCGCCCCTGTCCTGCTCCTGTTTCAGCCCACCATCGGTCCTCacgctgttgctgctgtcgATCCTCTGCAATACGACTTTACCAGCGG ACCTCAGTCTGCTGAACAGGTTCATGCCTGGCTGTCGAGACACCTTACTGACCGACCTCACCCTCCGGTGAAGCGCCCGATCAACTGGATGCGATGGATTTCTAGCATCACCATTGTCCTTGGTCTTGGCACTGTCCTCGTTACTGCCTCGCCTTACATCCTTCCCGTCATTCAGAACCGCAACTTGTGGGCCGCTATTAGTCTCATTGCCATCCTGCTCTTCACCAGTGGCCACATGTTCAACCATATCCGCAAAGTTCCCTATGTTGCTGGAGATGGCCGGGGTGGTATCAGCTACTTTGCCGGTGGCTTCCAGAACCAGTTCGGTTTGGAGACCCAGATCGTAGCTGCTATCT ACGGTGTCTTGGCTTTCTGTGCCATCTCTCTCACCGTTAAGGTGCCTCGTATTGGCGACAACAAGAGACAGCAGGTTGCTGTTCTGGCCTGGGGTGGTGTTCTGTTCATCATGTACAGCTTCCTTCTCAGCGTTTTCCGCATCAAGAACGGTGGCTACCCGTTCTCTCTGCCTCCTTTCAT CAACTTCTCGTCTGGCTTCGAGTTGTTCGCCATCGCT CATCGTAACGCATTTTTCAACCTCTGTTGGGATTCGTTCACTGTAGTTTCGTTGAGCAAGGCACAAGGGAATGGCTTATGCCCTATCCGCAAGTCCCCCTTTGATCGCAATGTGCTTGTGTCTCGCGCTGCTTTGACATTTATACCAGACCACGAGTCGACTCTATCTTTGCATTAG